A stretch of Gemmatimonadaceae bacterium DNA encodes these proteins:
- a CDS encoding cyclase family protein, which translates to MARIYDVSVPIHNGGFVYPGNPEIKIESHQSIEKGAGANVSSLAFGSHTGTHVDAAKHFFDNGQTIDQIPLEILMGRAILLAFDDELMSIGAAELQTQDIGDHIRVLLRTRNSALLTRPDFVRNYTYLAPDGAAYLVSRGVKLVGVDYLSIEQFRSGHHLTHRTLLQQDVVIVEGLDLSAPPPGEYSLACLPLRLAGLDGAPARAVITELSD; encoded by the coding sequence ATGGCCCGCATCTACGACGTGTCTGTTCCTATCCATAATGGCGGTTTCGTTTATCCGGGTAATCCCGAGATAAAAATCGAGTCGCATCAATCGATCGAGAAGGGTGCCGGCGCCAATGTTTCCTCGCTCGCCTTCGGATCCCATACTGGAACGCACGTCGATGCGGCGAAGCATTTCTTCGACAACGGTCAGACGATCGACCAGATTCCGCTGGAAATCCTGATGGGTCGCGCTATCCTGCTTGCTTTCGACGACGAACTCATGTCCATAGGGGCAGCTGAGCTGCAGACGCAAGACATTGGAGATCACATACGTGTGTTACTGCGTACGCGAAACTCAGCATTGCTTACGCGGCCGGACTTTGTGAGGAACTACACTTACCTCGCCCCCGACGGTGCTGCATACCTCGTTTCGCGAGGTGTAAAACTGGTTGGGGTCGATTACCTCTCCATCGAGCAGTTCCGATCCGGCCATCATCTCACCCACCGGACACTTCTCCAGCAGGACGTGGTTATCGTCGAGGGCCTCGACCTCTCCGCGCCACCTCCTGGCGAATACAGTCTGGCCTGTCTTCCTTTGCGCCTGGCGGGCCTTGACGGGGCCCCGGCCCGCGCCGTCATCACTGAGCTAAGCGACTGA
- the apaG gene encoding Co2+/Mg2+ efflux protein ApaG, whose protein sequence is MPPAFYYRESFGIRISVRPTYLRNQSEPSAKHYVFAYFVRIENVGTQAAQLVSRRWLIHDSPSDDTEVKGEGVVGEQPFIGPGAVHEYQSFCILKSGEGYMEGHYDFVRADETTFQAVIPRFVLSASAPTTLPS, encoded by the coding sequence ATGCCTCCTGCATTCTACTACAGGGAATCCTTCGGGATTCGGATATCGGTGCGGCCGACGTATCTCCGGAATCAATCGGAGCCGTCGGCCAAACACTACGTGTTCGCTTACTTCGTGAGGATAGAGAACGTTGGAACGCAAGCGGCTCAGCTCGTATCGCGCCGGTGGCTCATTCACGATTCTCCGAGCGACGACACCGAGGTCAAAGGGGAGGGGGTAGTGGGCGAGCAGCCGTTCATCGGTCCTGGCGCGGTGCACGAGTATCAGAGCTTCTGCATTCTGAAATCGGGTGAGGGTTACATGGAAGGGCACTACGATTTCGTTCGCGCCGATGAGACGACATTTCAGGCCGTCATTCCGCGGTTCGTGCTGAGCGCAAGCGCCCCGACAACGCTCCCGTCATAG
- a CDS encoding M13 family metallopeptidase: MSCNKTWFASLAAVVVVSATAGAQGTYRQTVPIDPANLDRAASACTDFYQFANGGWLRNNPIPAAFSRWGSFDELGEKNQESLTSLLVGAADDVDAKQAPASRMLGTYYSSCMDSAAAERQGASALRPRLSRIAAVSDRAGLQREIARLHREGVPVLFNFGSSQDSKNSTSVIAGAYQGGLGLPDRDYYSKTDPASAGIRASYTAHVQRMFELSGVPAAQAASDAARVTAIETELANASLTRVQLRDPVATYNYRTPAQMASMTPNFNWNRYFADVGNARIPAVDVQNPRFFMTVDTMLARVPLSDWKAYLRWKTIKSSAPLLSSAFVNEDFRFSSTLSGAKELLPRHKRCTRAADGGLRDALGEAYVGKNFTPAAKARALEMVRNLQSVYRDRINALPWMSDVTRREALVKLDAFANKIGYPDKWRDYSTLRIKDGPFLNNVIAVSEYETSRDMAMIGKPVDRMEWGMTPPTVNAYYNPSMNEIVFPAGILQAPFFSASADDAVNYGGMGSVIGHEISHGFDDQGSQYDAKGNLKNWWSADDLAKFKERTTMVSNQYGAYTVLDSVRVNGELTLGENIADLGGLSVAYAALQKAMAGKPRTPIDGFTPEQRFFLAWAQIWRQNITEQAQRQRIITDSHAPGRWRTNGPLSNMPEFAQAFGCKDGDPMVRGAATRASIW, translated from the coding sequence ATGAGCTGCAATAAGACCTGGTTCGCATCGCTCGCCGCTGTCGTAGTGGTGTCGGCCACCGCAGGCGCTCAGGGCACATACCGGCAGACGGTGCCAATCGACCCGGCCAACCTCGACCGCGCCGCCAGCGCGTGCACCGATTTCTACCAGTTTGCGAATGGTGGCTGGCTCAGGAACAACCCGATTCCGGCCGCATTCTCCCGCTGGGGGAGCTTCGATGAACTTGGTGAAAAAAATCAGGAGTCACTGACGTCGCTGCTTGTTGGTGCGGCGGACGATGTCGATGCCAAACAAGCTCCGGCTTCCCGAATGCTCGGTACCTACTACAGCTCATGCATGGATTCGGCGGCCGCGGAGCGACAGGGAGCAAGCGCGTTGCGTCCGCGTCTGTCGCGGATCGCGGCGGTGAGTGATCGCGCCGGGCTCCAGCGTGAAATCGCCCGGCTGCACCGCGAGGGTGTACCTGTTCTCTTCAACTTCGGATCATCGCAGGATTCGAAGAACAGCACGTCGGTCATTGCGGGCGCGTATCAGGGCGGCCTCGGGCTGCCCGACAGGGACTACTACAGTAAGACCGATCCGGCGTCCGCTGGAATTCGCGCCAGCTACACGGCGCATGTCCAGCGAATGTTCGAGCTTTCCGGAGTGCCGGCAGCGCAGGCTGCTTCCGATGCCGCTCGCGTGACCGCCATTGAAACAGAGCTTGCAAATGCGTCGCTGACGCGGGTTCAGCTCCGCGATCCGGTGGCGACATACAACTATCGCACGCCGGCACAGATGGCTTCGATGACGCCGAATTTCAACTGGAACCGATACTTCGCGGATGTTGGCAACGCCAGAATCCCTGCGGTCGACGTCCAGAATCCTCGCTTCTTCATGACTGTGGATACCATGCTGGCGCGAGTGCCGCTCTCTGACTGGAAGGCCTACCTCCGGTGGAAAACCATCAAGTCGTCCGCGCCGCTGCTTAGCTCGGCGTTCGTGAACGAAGATTTCCGCTTCAGCAGCACGCTATCCGGCGCCAAGGAACTGCTTCCTCGCCATAAACGATGCACCCGCGCCGCTGACGGCGGACTTCGTGACGCACTTGGTGAAGCTTACGTCGGGAAAAACTTCACACCTGCCGCAAAGGCGCGCGCGCTCGAGATGGTCCGGAATCTTCAGTCAGTGTATCGGGATCGGATCAATGCGTTGCCGTGGATGAGCGACGTGACGCGTCGTGAGGCGTTGGTCAAACTCGATGCTTTCGCAAACAAGATTGGTTATCCGGACAAGTGGCGTGACTACTCGACGCTCCGGATCAAGGACGGCCCCTTTCTCAACAACGTGATTGCGGTTTCCGAATACGAGACCTCGCGCGACATGGCGATGATCGGCAAGCCCGTAGACCGGATGGAATGGGGGATGACTCCGCCGACGGTAAACGCCTACTACAACCCGTCGATGAACGAAATCGTCTTCCCTGCCGGGATTCTGCAGGCGCCATTTTTTTCGGCGAGCGCGGACGACGCCGTTAACTATGGCGGTATGGGAAGTGTGATCGGGCATGAGATCAGCCATGGCTTCGACGATCAGGGCTCGCAGTACGATGCGAAGGGTAATCTCAAGAACTGGTGGAGCGCGGACGACCTTGCGAAGTTCAAGGAGCGCACCACCATGGTCTCCAACCAGTATGGCGCGTATACCGTCCTCGACAGCGTTCGCGTCAACGGCGAGCTGACGCTGGGCGAGAATATCGCCGACCTCGGTGGATTATCCGTTGCTTACGCGGCGTTGCAGAAAGCGATGGCGGGGAAGCCGCGGACCCCGATTGACGGATTTACGCCCGAACAGCGCTTTTTCCTCGCCTGGGCGCAGATCTGGCGGCAGAATATCACGGAACAGGCGCAGCGCCAGCGGATCATCACCGACTCACATGCGCCCGGCCGGTGGCGGACAAATGGTCCGCTGTCGAACATGCCCGAGTTTGCGCAGGCGTTCGGATGCAAGGACGGCGACCCGATGGTTCGTGGCGCCGCCACACGGGCATCCATCTGGTAG
- a CDS encoding SET domain-containing protein-lysine N-methyltransferase produces MKQNGTNTRNGNGGEPPAGKLYEIRRSSIQGRGVFATQRIRPGQKVVEYAGERVTNAEADRRYDEENMSRHHTFLFTLDDETVVDGRCEGNDARYINHSCDPNCEAVIENQEIWIYALRNIQPGIELGYDYQYERTGENDDELEKFYHCLCGSPKCRGSIMKPARKPRKRRSST; encoded by the coding sequence ATGAAGCAGAACGGCACCAACACCCGCAACGGAAACGGCGGCGAACCTCCGGCCGGCAAACTGTACGAGATTCGAAGGTCGTCGATACAGGGGCGCGGAGTGTTCGCGACGCAGCGCATCCGGCCGGGCCAGAAAGTAGTCGAGTACGCCGGGGAGCGAGTGACGAATGCCGAAGCAGACCGCCGCTATGACGAAGAGAATATGTCGCGCCATCACACTTTCCTGTTCACGCTCGATGATGAAACAGTGGTCGATGGCCGATGTGAGGGCAACGATGCACGGTACATTAATCATTCCTGCGATCCGAACTGTGAAGCCGTCATCGAGAACCAGGAAATCTGGATTTACGCGTTGCGCAACATTCAGCCCGGCATCGAGCTGGGATATGACTACCAGTATGAACGAACGGGTGAGAATGACGATGAGCTCGAGAAATTCTATCACTGCCTGTGTGGATCCCCGAAATGCCGGGGAAGTATCATGAAGCCAGCCCGCAAGCCCCGAAAGAGGAGATCGAGCACCTAG
- the fahA gene encoding fumarylacetoacetase, whose product MTHTLNATHDTDLRSWVESAGDSGSDFPIQNLPYGVFTIAGWDAARVGVAIGDQILDVAGCVTENLIPASRAADACAGSSLNGLMALEANELSSFRSRISELLAVDTSAGREARRARDRLLVPIAAAKMYLPAHIGDYTDFYASLQHATNVGSMFRPDNPLLPNYKYVPIGYHGRASSIVLSDTAIRRPSGQTKDAAAAEPSFGPTTMLDYESELGFFVGRGNSMGSPVPLATADEHIFGFCLVNDWSARDIQAWEYQPLGPFLAKNFATTVSPWVVTAEAVEPYRIPAAGRQDGDPAPLPYLTSKRDAERGGIDALLEVYIASARMREESIPPVLLSRAPFSLMYWTVAQMVTHHSGNGCNLRAGDLLASGTVSGIAADSRGCLLELTRRGADPLSLPTGETRRFLEDGDQVIMKGYLQAESRPRIGFGECRGIILPSHSDA is encoded by the coding sequence ATGACTCACACGCTGAACGCGACCCATGACACGGATCTGCGAAGCTGGGTTGAGAGCGCGGGGGATTCAGGTTCGGACTTTCCCATCCAGAACCTCCCTTATGGGGTGTTTACTATCGCGGGATGGGATGCGGCGAGAGTTGGAGTGGCGATTGGAGACCAGATTCTCGATGTGGCTGGCTGTGTAACAGAGAATTTGATCCCGGCCTCGCGCGCCGCGGACGCGTGCGCCGGGTCTTCGCTCAACGGGCTGATGGCGCTCGAGGCGAACGAGCTGTCGTCTTTCCGGTCCCGGATCAGCGAACTGCTGGCGGTCGACACATCCGCGGGCAGGGAGGCAAGGCGGGCACGAGACCGCCTTCTCGTACCAATTGCTGCGGCGAAAATGTACCTGCCGGCTCACATCGGCGATTACACTGACTTTTACGCATCGCTTCAGCACGCGACAAACGTCGGCAGCATGTTCCGGCCGGACAATCCGCTGTTGCCCAACTACAAATATGTGCCGATTGGATACCACGGCCGGGCGTCATCGATTGTCCTCTCGGACACCGCCATCCGTCGGCCCTCCGGCCAGACGAAGGATGCCGCCGCTGCGGAACCTTCGTTTGGCCCGACGACGATGCTCGATTATGAATCCGAGCTGGGTTTTTTTGTCGGGCGCGGTAATTCCATGGGATCGCCGGTGCCGCTGGCTACGGCAGACGAACACATCTTCGGCTTCTGCCTTGTGAACGACTGGTCGGCGCGCGACATCCAGGCGTGGGAATACCAGCCCCTCGGACCCTTTCTGGCCAAGAATTTTGCGACGACAGTTTCACCCTGGGTCGTTACCGCCGAAGCCGTTGAGCCGTACCGCATTCCAGCTGCAGGCCGCCAGGACGGGGATCCCGCGCCGCTTCCATATCTGACCTCTAAACGGGACGCCGAACGCGGCGGGATTGACGCGTTGCTGGAGGTCTACATTGCGTCGGCGCGAATGCGGGAGGAGAGCATACCTCCCGTGCTGCTGTCCCGCGCGCCCTTCTCGCTCATGTACTGGACCGTTGCGCAGATGGTTACACATCATTCCGGCAATGGATGCAATCTGAGAGCGGGCGATCTTCTTGCCAGCGGTACTGTTTCAGGCATCGCCGCTGATTCCAGGGGTTGCCTGCTCGAGCTTACCCGGCGCGGCGCTGACCCTCTGTCATTGCCCACAGGCGAGACCCGCAGATTTCTGGAGGATGGCGACCAGGTGATAATGAAAGGATATCTCCAGGCTGAATCCAGGCCACGCATTGGGTTTGGCGAATGTCGCGGCATCATTCTTCCCTCTCACAGCGACGCATGA
- a CDS encoding superoxide dismutase family protein: protein MFAFSVSASRIVAAGTLAAMIGCASAPVLSGGRVAVASALIVSAAGEPRGTAEIWQDANNIVHVEAQLRDLPIGTHGIHFHAAGLCEGAAATPFASAGEHFNPLGRMHGLDNPGGPHAGDAPNFTIGVDRLGRASFTTDRVSLTPGSTTLFDGDGSALVIHATADDQISQPAGNSGGRIACGVVRRN, encoded by the coding sequence ATGTTCGCATTCTCAGTGTCAGCTTCACGCATCGTCGCAGCGGGCACCCTCGCAGCGATGATCGGGTGCGCCAGCGCCCCTGTGCTATCGGGCGGTCGCGTTGCAGTCGCCAGTGCCCTTATTGTCAGTGCGGCGGGCGAGCCTCGCGGAACCGCCGAAATCTGGCAGGACGCAAACAACATCGTCCATGTGGAGGCGCAGCTTCGCGATCTGCCGATTGGCACGCACGGAATACATTTTCATGCCGCAGGGCTCTGCGAAGGGGCGGCCGCAACGCCGTTTGCTTCTGCGGGAGAGCACTTCAATCCGCTGGGGCGAATGCACGGGCTCGATAATCCGGGCGGCCCGCATGCCGGCGATGCGCCCAATTTCACCATTGGCGTCGACCGGCTCGGGCGAGCCAGCTTTACTACCGATCGCGTATCACTTACGCCCGGCTCGACGACGCTCTTCGATGGCGATGGATCCGCTTTAGTCATTCACGCGACCGCTGACGATCAGATATCGCAGCCTGCAGGTAACAGCGGCGGTCGGATCGCTTGCGGGGTCGTAAGGCGGAATTAG
- a CDS encoding DUF5989 family protein, with protein sequence MGFFGLVGELWAFMKERKKLWLLPIFIMLLLVGGLLVFAQGSALAPFIYTIF encoded by the coding sequence ATGGGATTCTTCGGGTTGGTCGGCGAGCTGTGGGCTTTCATGAAGGAGCGAAAGAAGCTCTGGCTGCTTCCCATCTTCATCATGCTCCTGCTCGTCGGCGGCCTCCTGGTGTTCGCACAGGGTTCGGCACTCGCTCCGTTCATCTACACAATTTTCTAG
- a CDS encoding carbamoyltransferase has protein sequence MSHRYVLGISAFYHDSAACLLRDGQIVAAAQEERFTRIKADASFPARAVAYCLENSNIGANDLEAVAFYDKPLLKFERIIETWLGVAPRGFGSFLKAGPVWIKEKLYTDRAIREGLGGYSGRVLYAEHHESHAASAFLPSPYDEAAILTIDGVGEWATASVGHGHGSEIDLLLELHWPDSLGLLYSAFTYHAGFKVNSGEYKVMGLAPYGTPRYVDAIYRELIDLRSDGSFTLNQRYFNYLAGLTMTSPAFDELFDGPPRAPESSLTQREMDLARSVQDVCEEVVLRMARTAHDRTGSRVLCLAGGVALNAVANGKVMREGPFDRVWIQPASGDAGGALGAALLAWHRYLAQPRVAQTDDAMEGSLLGPSFDDVAIEQALTLCGARYQQMTQDEIIVHAASLLAQDQVIGWFEGRMEFGPRALGARSILADPRSARMQASINLKVKFREGFRPFAPSVLQRSADEYFELESESPYMLVVAPVVQSRRCPPSPADSEPWGIDRLNIPRSDIPAVTHLDYSARIQTVTAERSPAYHSLIEEFNRLTGCPVLVNTSFNVRGEPIVCTPEDAYRCFMRTGLDHLIIGSFAVAKSDQPMSDAGAWQQSIPAD, from the coding sequence GTGAGCCACCGGTACGTCCTCGGCATTTCCGCATTTTATCACGACAGCGCTGCATGCCTCCTCCGGGATGGACAGATCGTTGCCGCCGCGCAGGAAGAACGGTTCACACGAATCAAGGCCGATGCATCCTTCCCGGCGCGTGCGGTTGCGTATTGTCTGGAGAACTCGAACATCGGGGCGAACGATCTCGAGGCGGTCGCCTTCTATGACAAGCCGCTGCTCAAGTTCGAACGAATTATTGAGACCTGGCTCGGTGTCGCTCCACGAGGGTTCGGATCGTTCCTGAAAGCCGGACCCGTGTGGATCAAGGAGAAGCTCTACACAGACCGCGCAATCCGGGAGGGACTGGGAGGTTACAGCGGACGGGTTCTTTACGCTGAGCATCACGAGTCGCACGCGGCAAGCGCGTTTCTGCCGTCGCCGTACGACGAAGCTGCGATCCTGACTATCGACGGCGTGGGCGAATGGGCTACTGCGTCCGTCGGTCACGGGCATGGATCAGAGATCGACCTGTTGCTGGAGCTGCACTGGCCCGATTCGCTCGGGTTGCTCTACTCGGCATTTACCTATCACGCGGGTTTCAAGGTCAACTCGGGCGAGTACAAGGTCATGGGTCTCGCTCCATACGGGACACCGAGGTACGTAGACGCGATTTACCGCGAGCTCATCGATCTCAGGAGCGACGGCTCCTTTACGCTCAACCAGCGGTATTTCAACTACCTGGCCGGGCTCACGATGACGAGCCCGGCGTTCGATGAACTTTTCGACGGGCCGCCGCGCGCTCCCGAGTCGAGCCTCACCCAGCGAGAGATGGATCTCGCGCGCAGTGTGCAGGACGTTTGCGAAGAAGTCGTGCTTCGCATGGCGCGAACCGCGCACGACAGGACGGGTAGCCGGGTTCTATGCCTTGCCGGAGGGGTCGCATTGAACGCGGTGGCGAATGGCAAGGTGATGCGCGAGGGTCCATTCGATAGAGTCTGGATACAGCCTGCCTCCGGCGATGCGGGCGGTGCGCTGGGTGCCGCGCTTCTCGCATGGCACCGGTATCTCGCGCAGCCGCGCGTTGCGCAGACGGACGATGCAATGGAGGGCTCGCTGCTGGGGCCTTCGTTCGACGACGTTGCGATCGAGCAGGCATTGACCCTGTGTGGTGCCCGCTACCAGCAAATGACGCAGGATGAAATCATCGTTCACGCCGCGAGTCTGCTGGCCCAGGATCAGGTCATCGGCTGGTTCGAGGGACGAATGGAATTCGGTCCTCGAGCGCTCGGCGCACGAAGCATTCTCGCCGATCCCCGCAGTGCCCGCATGCAGGCCTCCATCAATCTCAAAGTGAAGTTTCGGGAAGGATTCCGGCCGTTTGCGCCGAGCGTGCTGCAACGCTCCGCAGATGAATATTTTGAACTGGAAAGTGAGTCTCCATACATGCTCGTCGTCGCGCCCGTCGTTCAAAGCCGGCGTTGCCCACCGTCGCCAGCCGACAGCGAGCCTTGGGGCATCGATCGCCTGAATATTCCTCGATCTGATATTCCAGCAGTCACCCATCTCGATTATTCCGCCCGCATTCAGACGGTGACGGCGGAGCGGAGCCCGGCTTACCATTCGCTGATCGAGGAGTTCAATCGCCTTACTGGCTGTCCGGTACTGGTGAACACCTCTTTCAACGTTCGTGGAGAGCCCATCGTCTGCACGCCTGAGGACGCCTACCGCTGCTTCATGCGCACGGGGCTCGACCATCTGATCATCGGGTCGTTCGCAGTTGCCAAATCTGATCAGCCGATGAGTGATGCCGGGGCATGGCAGCAATCGATACCGGCCGATTGA
- a CDS encoding DUF1206 domain-containing protein yields MTAHPAEQPSQPAAPDTDEVAEAVGPWICRLARVGYASKGVVYVVMGSLAALAVAGLGGQTTDGRGVVSMILQQPFGRIIVALSVVGLLGYAVWRFIAAWRDTEHRGKAFKGVALRLGQAGSGIIAVGLAIQAWRVVNGDIGESQTTREWTVRFLAAPAGRWLVATGGVMVIAYALFQFRKAFARDVNKHLHLYRIDDHWHGWISKMSRFGLAARGVVFLVIGWFIVIAAVKYSGRPVKGIDGALDTVGRLPYGRALLGVVAFGLVAYGCMQLVNARWRRVEVD; encoded by the coding sequence ATGACAGCACATCCTGCAGAGCAGCCTTCTCAGCCGGCGGCACCTGACACCGACGAAGTTGCAGAGGCGGTTGGCCCGTGGATATGCCGCCTCGCTCGCGTCGGCTACGCCTCCAAAGGTGTGGTCTACGTGGTCATGGGATCGCTTGCCGCGCTTGCGGTCGCTGGCCTCGGCGGGCAGACCACAGATGGCAGAGGCGTTGTATCGATGATACTTCAACAGCCTTTTGGACGCATCATCGTTGCGTTGTCGGTCGTCGGGCTGCTGGGTTACGCGGTGTGGAGATTTATCGCCGCCTGGCGTGACACTGAGCACCGCGGCAAGGCCTTCAAGGGCGTCGCGCTGAGGCTGGGGCAGGCCGGAAGCGGCATCATCGCGGTCGGGCTCGCAATTCAGGCCTGGCGGGTGGTGAACGGTGACATCGGCGAGAGCCAGACGACGCGGGAATGGACCGTTCGCTTCCTTGCTGCCCCGGCGGGGCGCTGGCTGGTTGCAACCGGGGGCGTCATGGTGATTGCATACGCATTGTTCCAGTTCCGGAAAGCATTTGCGCGCGACGTCAACAAGCATCTTCATCTCTATCGGATTGACGATCACTGGCACGGCTGGATTTCCAAAATGTCGAGGTTTGGGCTCGCTGCGCGCGGGGTAGTATTTCTCGTAATCGGCTGGTTTATCGTGATCGCGGCAGTCAAATACAGCGGAAGGCCGGTGAAGGGAATCGATGGGGCGCTCGATACCGTTGGACGCCTTCCCTACGGGCGTGCCTTGCTTGGGGTAGTCGCTTTCGGGCTCGTTGCCTACGGATGCATGCAGCTCGTCAACGCACGATGGCGCCGCGTAGAGGTCGATTGA
- a CDS encoding DEAD/DEAH box helicase — protein sequence MEDQTDNANGFIALGIADSIAGTLNVLGYEEPTPIQREAIPPLLAGRDLLGQAATGTGKTAAFAIPILQRIAADPARIASRPLVSALILVPTRELAMQVAEAVHKYGRAFGARVLPIYGGQSIHQQLTVLRRGVDVVVATPGRALDHIKRSTLDLSHVKTVVLDEADEMLDMGFAEDLDAILDATPKERQTALFSATIAPRIKSIAKKHLREPANVKIAGERAVAGTLPKVRQVAYMVQRQQKPAALGRVLDVENPTSAIVFCRTRTEVDELTETLNGRGYRAEAIHGGLSQEQRDRVMRRFREGGVELLVATDVAARGLDIGHLSHVVNFDVPSSPDAYVHRIGRTGRAGREGVAITLVEARETRMLRNIEQHTKQKIRIETVPTILDLKARRLEATRALLRTAAGSEGLEPYRAIVESLATDLDVMDVAAAAVKLAHEASAGPAGNEDDVVPVAAHAERVKGLGSSKPLRKREDYDATASGKASKRGAAREDALAAGRPGGKPGAKRRGTRLYVGVGRRTGIRPADLVGAIANEAGISGRDIGTIEMGDGFSLVEVPEESVDAIIGALTGAKIRGQKITVRRERELTTGRKPGKVGRG from the coding sequence ATGGAAGACCAAACCGACAACGCCAACGGCTTCATCGCCCTCGGTATTGCCGATTCGATAGCCGGCACACTCAACGTGCTCGGATATGAAGAACCCACTCCCATCCAGCGCGAAGCGATACCGCCGCTCCTCGCAGGGCGCGACCTGCTTGGCCAGGCGGCTACGGGAACCGGCAAGACCGCCGCATTCGCGATTCCAATTCTCCAGCGCATTGCTGCCGATCCGGCACGAATTGCATCCAGACCGCTCGTAAGTGCTCTGATACTCGTGCCGACGCGGGAACTTGCGATGCAGGTGGCGGAAGCAGTTCACAAGTACGGACGGGCTTTTGGAGCGCGCGTGCTGCCGATATATGGGGGCCAATCCATTCACCAGCAGCTCACCGTCCTGCGTCGCGGGGTCGATGTCGTCGTGGCAACACCGGGACGTGCCCTCGATCACATCAAGCGCAGCACGCTGGACCTGAGCCATGTGAAAACCGTGGTGCTGGATGAGGCCGACGAAATGCTGGACATGGGCTTCGCCGAAGATCTCGACGCAATTCTCGATGCAACTCCAAAGGAGCGGCAAACCGCACTGTTCTCGGCGACGATAGCACCCCGAATCAAGTCGATCGCGAAAAAGCATCTCCGCGAACCGGCGAACGTAAAAATTGCCGGCGAGCGCGCAGTAGCCGGCACGCTTCCAAAAGTGCGTCAGGTTGCGTACATGGTACAACGGCAGCAGAAGCCAGCCGCGTTGGGCCGGGTGCTCGACGTCGAGAACCCGACGTCGGCAATCGTGTTTTGCCGCACCCGCACAGAGGTGGATGAACTCACCGAGACTCTTAACGGACGAGGCTACCGGGCGGAGGCTATCCATGGGGGGTTGTCGCAGGAACAGCGTGACCGGGTGATGCGCAGATTTCGTGAGGGCGGGGTGGAGCTGCTCGTTGCGACTGATGTTGCGGCCCGCGGCCTGGACATCGGGCATCTGTCGCATGTCGTGAATTTCGATGTGCCGTCGTCTCCCGATGCTTACGTGCACCGGATCGGGCGCACCGGCCGGGCCGGCAGGGAAGGGGTAGCCATCACGCTCGTCGAGGCCCGCGAGACGCGGATGCTGCGCAACATCGAGCAGCACACCAAGCAGAAGATCCGGATTGAGACGGTTCCGACCATTCTCGACCTCAAGGCGCGCCGGTTGGAAGCAACGCGGGCGTTGCTGCGCACAGCGGCGGGTTCGGAAGGTCTCGAGCCTTACAGGGCGATTGTAGAATCGCTCGCCACCGACCTCGATGTAATGGATGTTGCGGCCGCCGCGGTGAAACTTGCCCATGAAGCGTCAGCGGGTCCGGCAGGTAATGAGGATGACGTAGTTCCGGTGGCCGCGCACGCCGAGCGCGTCAAAGGGCTTGGCAGCAGCAAGCCATTGCGAAAGCGTGAGGATTACGACGCGACGGCGAGCGGGAAAGCCTCAAAGCGCGGTGCGGCCAGAGAAGATGCGTTGGCAGCTGGCAGACCCGGTGGCAAACCCGGCGCAAAACGGAGGGGCACGCGTCTTTACGTGGGCGTGGGACGGCGGACAGGAATTCGGCCGGCAGACCTCGTCGGTGCAATTGCGAACGAGGCCGGCATATCCGGCCGGGACATCGGGACCATTGAAATGGGCGACGGGTTTTCGCTGGTCGAGGTGCCCGAAGAATCTGTGGACGCTATCATCGGTGCGCTCACCGGAGCAAAGATTCGCGGACAGAAAATCACCGTACGGCGCGAGCGGGAGCTGACCACAGGCAGAAAGCCGGGGAAAGTAGGCCGGGGCTGA